Proteins encoded by one window of Nocardia goodfellowii:
- a CDS encoding NYN domain-containing protein: MANERTQLIVVDGANVVGAKPDGWWRDRAGAARRLLSKIATLTEHPGDVVVVLEGAAKAAIASDAPESDVLRVVAADGSGDDAIVRVVAQAVEADSRRSIIVVTADRELRDRVEALGAVTVGPRWLLDRVES; this comes from the coding sequence GTGGCGAACGAGCGGACGCAGTTGATCGTGGTGGACGGGGCGAATGTGGTGGGCGCCAAACCCGATGGGTGGTGGCGGGATCGGGCTGGGGCGGCTCGGCGTTTGCTGTCGAAGATCGCGACGTTGACCGAGCATCCCGGCGATGTGGTGGTCGTGCTCGAGGGGGCGGCGAAGGCGGCGATCGCCAGTGACGCACCGGAATCCGATGTGCTCCGGGTGGTGGCGGCCGATGGGTCCGGGGACGACGCGATCGTCCGGGTGGTGGCACAAGCGGTCGAAGCCGACAGCAGGCGATCCATCATCGTGGTGACCGCGGATCGCGAACTGCGGGATCGGGTCGAGGCGCTGGGGGCCGTTACCGTCGGTCCGCGCTGGCTACTGGACCGCGTCGAGTCCTGA
- a CDS encoding DUF3556 domain-containing protein has product MGFLQPDLPVVDLVEWRKGTRGERIRPMARHWAEVGFGTPIALHLFYVGKVLLYVLGAWLIALSTKGIDGFTQVGDWWSEPIVFQKVVLYTLLFEVVGLGCGFGPLNNRFFPPLGSILYWLRPGTIRLPSWPGRVPLTKGDTRTPVDAVLYAALLAVTAVTLFADGTGARPELDTTVGLLPVAPVVVILALLAVLGLRDKVIFLAARGEVYATLTVAFLFGADLIVAAKLVFVVIWMGAATSKLNKHFPFVVSTLMSNSPVLRWKPLKRKFFESFPDDLRPGRWSRVVAHSGTAVEMLAPLVLLFSPGGLPTAIAAAVLVLFHLMILTAIPMGVPLEWNVFMIFGVLSLFVAHADLGLGDLQYPLPVALLIVLIAGIVLAGNMFPRKISFLPGMRYYAGNWDTTLWCVKPSAAAKIEQNLVAVASMPQAQLARFYGKDRMEIPLFMGYAFRAMNTHGRALFTLVHRAMADGDESDYVLTDGERLCSTAVGWNFGDGHMHNEQLIAAMQRRCHFEPGEVRVVLLDAQPIHRGTQQYRLVDAATGEFERGEVRVADMVTRQPWQDDVPVRVLSDPGADREEQAREREQDAQ; this is encoded by the coding sequence ATGGGATTTTTGCAGCCCGACCTTCCGGTGGTCGACCTGGTGGAGTGGCGGAAGGGCACCCGGGGGGAGCGGATTCGGCCGATGGCTCGGCACTGGGCCGAGGTCGGATTCGGAACGCCGATCGCTTTGCATCTGTTCTACGTGGGCAAGGTGCTGCTGTATGTGCTCGGCGCCTGGCTGATCGCGTTGTCCACCAAGGGCATCGACGGGTTCACCCAGGTCGGGGACTGGTGGTCGGAGCCGATCGTCTTCCAGAAAGTCGTGTTGTACACGCTGCTGTTCGAGGTGGTCGGCCTCGGATGCGGGTTCGGTCCGTTGAACAACCGGTTCTTTCCGCCGCTGGGATCGATCCTGTATTGGTTGCGGCCCGGCACGATTCGGCTGCCATCCTGGCCCGGTCGGGTGCCGCTGACCAAGGGCGACACCCGAACACCGGTGGACGCCGTGCTGTACGCGGCGCTGCTGGCGGTGACCGCGGTGACGCTGTTCGCCGACGGCACCGGTGCGCGCCCGGAACTGGACACGACGGTGGGGCTGCTGCCGGTGGCTCCGGTCGTGGTGATCCTGGCCCTGCTCGCGGTCCTCGGGCTGCGGGACAAGGTGATCTTCCTGGCCGCGCGCGGCGAGGTGTACGCCACGCTGACGGTCGCGTTCCTGTTCGGTGCGGATCTCATCGTCGCCGCGAAGCTGGTTTTCGTGGTGATCTGGATGGGCGCGGCGACCTCGAAACTGAACAAGCACTTCCCGTTCGTGGTCTCGACGTTGATGTCGAACAGTCCGGTGCTGCGGTGGAAGCCGTTGAAGCGCAAGTTTTTCGAGAGTTTCCCGGATGATCTGCGCCCCGGCCGCTGGTCCCGGGTGGTCGCGCACAGCGGCACGGCGGTCGAGATGCTCGCTCCCCTGGTGCTGTTGTTCAGCCCCGGCGGCCTGCCCACGGCGATCGCGGCCGCCGTACTGGTGCTGTTCCATCTGATGATCCTGACGGCCATCCCGATGGGCGTGCCGCTGGAGTGGAACGTCTTCATGATCTTCGGCGTGCTGAGTTTGTTCGTCGCGCATGCCGATCTTGGGCTGGGCGATCTCCAGTATCCGCTGCCGGTGGCGCTGTTGATCGTGCTGATCGCGGGCATCGTGCTCGCGGGCAACATGTTCCCGCGCAAGATCTCCTTCCTGCCCGGCATGCGCTACTACGCCGGTAACTGGGATACCACCCTGTGGTGCGTCAAGCCCTCGGCCGCCGCGAAGATCGAGCAGAACCTGGTCGCGGTGGCCAGCATGCCGCAGGCCCAGCTGGCACGCTTCTACGGCAAGGACCGCATGGAGATCCCGCTGTTCATGGGATATGCCTTCCGCGCCATGAACACCCACGGCCGCGCCCTGTTCACCCTCGTGCACCGCGCCATGGCCGACGGCGACGAGTCCGACTATGTCCTCACCGACGGCGAACGTCTGTGCAGCACCGCCGTCGGCTGGAACTTCGGCGACGGCCACATGCACAACGAGCAACTCATCGCCGCCATGCAGCGCCGGTGCCATTTCGAACCGGGCGAGGTGCGCGTCGTCCTGCTCGACGCGCAGCCGATCCATCGAGGGACGCAACAGTATCGGCTGGTGGACGCCGCCACCGGCGAATTCGAGCGCGGTGAGGTCCGCGTCGCCGACATGGTCACCCGGCAACCGTGGCAGGACGATGTCCCGGTACGCGTGCTATCCGATCCAGGCGCCGACCGCGAGGAACAGGCACGTGAGCGCGAACAGGATGCCCAGTAG
- a CDS encoding metal ABC transporter substrate-binding protein, with protein MKVWWNRFRRVQLRALAATIVVCFALTACGSDSARDGKPMVLTTFTVLADIARNVAGEHLTVESITKVGAEIHGYEPTPGDIRTAARADLILDNGLNLEAWFAQFVGDVDVEHAVVTDGVTPIAIGADAYQGKPNPHAWMSPLNVQIYVDNMVRAFEKLDPAQAADFRANGDAYKAKLRQVHTDLTTTLAVLPPNERALVTCEGAFSYLARDAGLTEKYLWAVNAEQQATPQQIASVIEFVRGNKVPAVFCESTVSDAPMQRVVEATGTRFGGTLYVDSLSEAGGPVPTYLDLIRHDAETITTALTGRQP; from the coding sequence ATGAAGGTTTGGTGGAATCGTTTCCGGCGTGTCCAGTTGCGCGCGCTCGCCGCGACCATCGTCGTCTGCTTCGCGCTCACGGCCTGCGGTAGCGACTCCGCCCGGGACGGGAAGCCGATGGTGCTGACGACCTTCACCGTGCTGGCCGATATCGCCCGCAATGTCGCCGGAGAGCACCTGACGGTGGAGTCGATCACCAAGGTGGGCGCGGAAATCCACGGGTACGAGCCGACCCCCGGCGATATTCGCACCGCCGCCCGAGCCGACCTCATCCTGGACAACGGGCTGAATCTGGAGGCCTGGTTCGCCCAGTTCGTGGGCGATGTGGATGTCGAGCACGCGGTGGTCACCGACGGTGTCACCCCGATCGCCATCGGTGCGGACGCCTACCAGGGCAAACCGAATCCGCACGCCTGGATGTCCCCGCTGAACGTCCAGATCTACGTGGACAATATGGTGCGCGCGTTCGAGAAACTCGATCCGGCGCAAGCCGCCGACTTCCGCGCCAACGGCGACGCCTACAAGGCGAAACTGCGGCAGGTGCACACCGATCTCACCACCACCCTCGCGGTGCTACCGCCCAACGAGCGGGCCCTGGTCACCTGTGAGGGCGCGTTCTCCTACCTGGCGCGCGACGCCGGCCTCACCGAGAAGTACCTGTGGGCTGTCAACGCCGAACAGCAGGCGACGCCGCAGCAGATCGCCTCGGTCATCGAATTCGTCCGCGGCAACAAGGTGCCCGCGGTGTTCTGCGAATCCACTGTCTCCGATGCCCCGATGCAACGGGTCGTCGAAGCCACCGGGACCCGGTTCGGCGGCACCCTGTACGTCGACTCGCTCTCCGAGGCGGGCGGACCGGTGCCCACCTATCTGGATCTGATCCGGCACGACGCCGAGACCATCACCACCGCGCTGACAGGCAGGCAACCATGA
- a CDS encoding vWA domain-containing protein produces the protein MSNVLRKGQNAPLATSRVVVSVRTDAATDLSALLVIASGKARSDADFVFFNQPAAPGVELRAGPSAALDVSLDEVPADIAQVRAVLTSADAGATFGQFGAPAVTVEDAAGNVLYDYRIEGLGAESVVIALEFYRRDPGWKVRAVGQGYAGGFADFVTDHGISVDDEGPETVEIRTVPGEAELSPERRGRLDLRKRAVVEVLHSRNVRDVRARVVLVIDKTGSIAKQYHTEVVHRVVDRMIPIAIQLDDDGTLEAYLYALHFAKLPDVTVAGSEQWSRTYLHLTGTHGGIEYDPLGLRNDELPIMRTVIDTLRPGDEPTLVLFFTDGGFKQKREITELMREAARLPAFWQFVGLGKANYGVLGNLDEMAGRVVDNVGFFTADDIDRMDDAELYERLLGEFADWLHAARAAGIVAR, from the coding sequence GTGAGCAACGTACTGCGCAAAGGGCAGAACGCCCCCTTGGCAACGTCCCGGGTGGTGGTGTCGGTCCGGACGGACGCGGCCACGGACCTGTCGGCGCTCTTGGTGATCGCGTCGGGCAAGGCGCGCTCCGACGCGGATTTCGTGTTCTTCAATCAACCGGCCGCGCCGGGCGTCGAGCTGCGCGCGGGACCGTCCGCGGCGCTGGACGTTTCGCTGGACGAGGTGCCCGCCGACATCGCGCAGGTGCGCGCGGTGCTCACCTCGGCGGATGCCGGCGCCACCTTCGGGCAGTTCGGCGCACCGGCCGTCACCGTCGAGGATGCGGCCGGAAACGTGCTGTACGACTACCGGATCGAAGGGCTGGGCGCGGAATCGGTGGTCATCGCACTCGAGTTCTACCGCCGTGATCCCGGCTGGAAGGTGCGGGCCGTCGGCCAGGGGTACGCGGGCGGTTTCGCCGACTTCGTCACCGATCACGGCATCAGCGTCGATGACGAGGGACCCGAAACAGTCGAAATCCGTACCGTGCCAGGCGAAGCCGAACTGTCTCCGGAGCGGCGCGGTCGACTCGATCTGCGCAAACGCGCGGTGGTGGAGGTGTTGCACAGTCGCAACGTCCGTGACGTCCGCGCCCGGGTCGTCCTGGTGATCGACAAGACCGGCAGTATCGCCAAGCAGTACCACACCGAGGTCGTGCACCGGGTGGTCGATCGGATGATTCCGATCGCGATACAACTCGACGACGACGGAACCCTGGAGGCCTACCTCTACGCGCTGCATTTCGCGAAGCTCCCGGATGTCACCGTCGCCGGCAGCGAGCAGTGGTCGCGGACCTATCTGCACCTGACCGGCACGCACGGGGGCATCGAGTACGACCCGCTCGGTCTGCGCAACGACGAACTGCCGATCATGCGCACCGTGATCGACACGCTCCGGCCCGGCGATGAGCCGACCCTGGTGCTGTTCTTCACCGACGGTGGTTTCAAGCAGAAGAGGGAGATCACCGAGTTGATGCGGGAGGCGGCGCGGTTGCCCGCGTTCTGGCAGTTCGTCGGCTTGGGCAAGGCCAATTACGGCGTTCTGGGCAATCTCGACGAGATGGCGGGCCGCGTGGTCGACAACGTGGGCTTCTTCACCGCCGATGACATCGACCGGATGGACGACGCCGAGCTGTACGAGCGGCTCCTCGGCGAGTTCGCCGACTGGTTGCACGCGGCTCGGGCGGCGGGCATCGTCGCGCGCTGA
- a CDS encoding metal ABC transporter ATP-binding protein: protein MTIAIEVDAVTVHYGEVLALEDVSITVRHGRICGLVGMNGSGKSTLFKTIMGLADPDRGTVRIDGGSHTAARRAGKLGYVPQSEDVDWSFPLSVHDVVMTGRYGHMGFTRRPRRADREAVAHALARVELTDLAHRQIGQLSGGQRKRAFVARGLAQGATILLLDEPFAGVDKRSEATITGVLRELAADGAAVLISTHDLHSLPNLADDAVLLMRGVLAHGDPHEVLRPENLARAFGIDVLDRDADNLPKAG from the coding sequence ATGACCATCGCGATCGAAGTCGACGCCGTCACCGTGCACTACGGCGAAGTGCTTGCGCTGGAGGATGTTTCGATCACCGTGCGGCACGGCCGGATCTGCGGTCTGGTCGGCATGAACGGCTCCGGCAAGTCCACGCTGTTCAAAACCATTATGGGCCTGGCCGACCCGGATCGCGGGACCGTCCGCATCGACGGCGGCTCACACACGGCGGCCCGCCGGGCGGGCAAGCTCGGCTACGTCCCGCAGAGCGAGGACGTCGACTGGAGCTTCCCGCTCTCGGTGCACGACGTCGTCATGACCGGCCGCTACGGGCACATGGGATTCACCCGGCGCCCGCGTCGCGCCGACCGCGAAGCGGTGGCCCACGCTCTGGCACGCGTGGAACTGACCGATCTGGCGCACCGGCAGATCGGGCAGCTCTCGGGCGGTCAGCGTAAACGCGCGTTCGTCGCCCGCGGTCTGGCCCAGGGGGCCACCATCCTGTTGCTCGACGAACCGTTCGCCGGTGTGGACAAACGCTCGGAGGCCACCATCACGGGAGTGCTGCGAGAACTGGCGGCTGACGGCGCGGCGGTCCTGATCTCCACCCACGATCTGCACTCGCTGCCGAACCTCGCCGACGACGCGGTCCTGCTGATGCGCGGCGTGCTGGCCCACGGCGATCCGCACGAGGTGCTGCGACCGGAAAACCTGGCGCGCGCCTTCGGCATCGACGTCCTGGACCGCGATGCGGACAACCTCCCGAAGGCCGGTTGA
- a CDS encoding metal ABC transporter permease, producing the protein MTPAEFLIEPLGYDFMVRALITCVITAVVCAVLSCWLVLIGWSLMGDAVSHAVLPGVVLAYIVGAPFAVGAVLFGFLAVALIGVVRSTSRVKEDAAIGIVFTTLFAFGLVLVSVTPSQTDLNHIIFGNLLGVSRSELLQVAILAAIVLVALVLRRRDFTLYAFDPVHAHALGLRPRILGAALLGLLALTAVLALQAVGVILVVAMLIIPGATAYLLTDRFGRMLLIAPMVSATCSVTGLYLSYHLDTAPGAMVVLVQGAVFTLVYLFAPHQGVIGKRVNAFRRRAALSDIPTRAG; encoded by the coding sequence ATGACTCCTGCCGAATTCCTGATCGAGCCGCTCGGTTACGACTTCATGGTCCGCGCCCTGATCACCTGCGTGATCACGGCCGTGGTGTGCGCGGTGCTGTCCTGCTGGCTGGTGTTGATCGGCTGGTCGCTGATGGGTGACGCGGTGTCGCACGCGGTGCTGCCGGGTGTCGTACTGGCCTACATCGTCGGCGCGCCGTTCGCGGTCGGCGCGGTCCTCTTCGGTTTCCTCGCCGTGGCGCTGATCGGGGTCGTGCGCAGCACCAGCCGGGTGAAAGAGGACGCCGCCATCGGGATCGTCTTCACCACGCTGTTCGCCTTCGGGCTGGTACTGGTCTCGGTGACGCCGAGTCAGACCGATCTCAACCACATCATCTTCGGCAACCTGCTCGGGGTCAGCCGTTCCGAACTGCTGCAAGTCGCCATTCTCGCCGCAATCGTCTTGGTGGCCTTGGTTCTCCGGCGACGCGATTTCACCCTCTACGCGTTCGACCCCGTCCACGCGCACGCCCTGGGTCTGCGACCGCGCATTCTGGGTGCGGCGCTGCTGGGGCTGCTGGCGCTGACCGCGGTGCTGGCGTTGCAGGCCGTCGGCGTCATCCTGGTGGTGGCCATGCTGATCATCCCGGGCGCCACGGCCTACCTGCTGACCGACCGCTTCGGCCGCATGCTCCTGATCGCGCCCATGGTGTCGGCCACCTGCTCGGTCACCGGCCTCTATCTCAGCTACCACCTCGACACTGCCCCCGGCGCGATGGTCGTCCTCGTTCAGGGCGCCGTCTTCACGCTCGTCTACCTCTTCGCGCCGCACCAGGGCGTGATCGGCAAGCGCGTCAACGCCTTTCGCCGCCGCGCCGCGCTTTCCGACATCCCCACCCGCGCCGGCTGA